The Fictibacillus arsenicus genome contains a region encoding:
- a CDS encoding zinc-dependent alcohol dehydrogenase, translated as MKAVTYQGKRDIQVKSVEDPKLLKKDDIIVRITSTTICGSDLHLYQGNFPLPKGYIIGHEPMGIVEETGTDVTSVKKGDRVVIPFNVACGSCHYCTHQMESQCDNANPHYDSGAYLGYSEKFGNYPGGQAEYLRVPFANFTPFKIPDTVEMEDEYFLFLSDVLPTAYWSVLNSGMKKGDSVIVLGCGPVGLFAQKFAWMLGANRVIAVDHLDYRLLKAKKMNNVEAVNFSKFADTGEHLKEMTLGGADVVIDCVGMDGKKSPMEKVGQTLKLQGGTLGPIQIATKAVRKFGTVQITGVYGGLYNSFPLGAFFSRNITLKMGQAPVIHLMSTLMDKIMAEEFDPREIITHTLPLEEAANGYDLFNDHKEDCIKVVLKT; from the coding sequence ATGAAAGCTGTTACGTATCAAGGTAAACGAGATATACAAGTGAAGTCGGTTGAGGATCCAAAGTTATTAAAAAAGGATGATATTATCGTCAGGATCACATCTACAACGATTTGCGGCTCTGATCTGCATCTTTATCAAGGTAATTTCCCTCTCCCAAAAGGATATATTATCGGACATGAACCGATGGGAATTGTTGAGGAAACAGGTACAGACGTAACTTCTGTTAAAAAAGGAGACCGTGTTGTCATACCCTTTAACGTAGCTTGTGGAAGCTGTCACTACTGCACTCATCAGATGGAAAGCCAGTGCGACAACGCAAATCCGCATTACGATTCTGGTGCATATTTAGGTTACTCAGAAAAATTCGGCAACTATCCTGGTGGCCAGGCAGAGTATTTAAGAGTTCCATTCGCAAACTTCACTCCTTTTAAGATTCCAGATACAGTTGAGATGGAGGACGAATATTTTCTATTCCTATCTGACGTACTTCCGACAGCGTATTGGAGTGTGCTGAACAGCGGTATGAAAAAAGGGGATTCCGTGATCGTACTTGGATGCGGACCAGTTGGGCTTTTTGCTCAAAAATTTGCATGGATGCTTGGAGCAAACCGCGTAATCGCAGTTGATCATCTGGATTACCGTCTTCTTAAAGCGAAAAAGATGAACAATGTGGAGGCTGTTAATTTTTCAAAGTTTGCCGATACTGGTGAGCATCTTAAAGAAATGACGCTTGGCGGTGCCGACGTGGTCATCGATTGTGTAGGGATGGATGGTAAAAAATCACCGATGGAAAAAGTGGGACAAACGCTGAAACTTCAAGGCGGTACACTTGGACCCATTCAGATTGCAACAAAAGCCGTACGTAAATTTGGAACGGTACAGATAACAGGTGTATATGGAGGTCTTTATAATAGCTTCCCGCTTGGTGCATTCTTTTCAAGAAACATCACTTTAAAAATGGGACAGGCTCCTGTTATACATCTCATGAGCACGTTAATGGATAAGATTATGGCTGAAGAATTCGACCCTCGTGAAATTATTACACATACTCTCCCCTTGGAAGAGGCGGCTAATGGCTATGATTTATTTAATGACCACAAGGAAGATTGCATAAAAGTCGTACTAAAAACGTAA
- a CDS encoding DUF2512 family protein, with product MQSLMIKFLGIPLALILANFLFKSVDFKLVQPIIWITAVLAPIGVLMEYIMISRISYVKQLMIDFAATFILVYLLALILPAVSISIWGSILVALIITGMEAMVHKHLISDHLDHSYR from the coding sequence ATGCAAAGCTTGATGATTAAATTTCTAGGAATTCCGCTAGCTCTTATTCTAGCCAACTTCCTTTTTAAAAGTGTAGACTTTAAGCTTGTCCAGCCCATCATCTGGATCACGGCAGTACTTGCTCCAATCGGCGTGCTCATGGAATATATCATGATTTCAAGAATTTCATACGTAAAACAGCTGATGATCGACTTCGCAGCCACATTTATCCTTGTTTATCTGCTGGCCCTCATTCTCCCGGCTGTTTCAATCTCAATATGGGGTTCAATCTTGGTGGCTTTAATCATTACAGGTATGGAAGCTATGGTTCATAAGCATCTTATATCTGACCATTTAGACCATTCTTATCGTTAA
- a CDS encoding HAD-IIIA family hydrolase codes for MNDDLQAVFLDRDGTIGGSDRVEYPGEFQLFSYSAEVIEQIKAKGIPVFSFTNQPGISRAEASEDDFVRELKAFGFDEIYLCPHHHKEGCQCRKPSTGMLEKAAKEHSLDLSKCAVFGDRWTDIMAAKSAGCIAVLVLTGSGTAAYEQNHQTSNVLPDYVAENLQTGADWLLKACVEI; via the coding sequence ATGAATGATGACCTGCAAGCTGTTTTCTTAGACCGTGACGGCACAATCGGCGGATCAGATAGAGTTGAATACCCCGGAGAATTTCAGTTGTTTTCTTATTCGGCTGAAGTGATTGAACAAATAAAAGCAAAAGGCATTCCAGTGTTTTCTTTTACAAATCAGCCTGGAATCAGCAGAGCAGAAGCATCAGAGGATGATTTTGTCAGAGAACTTAAAGCTTTTGGTTTTGACGAAATCTACCTTTGTCCTCATCACCATAAGGAAGGCTGCCAATGCAGAAAACCTTCCACCGGGATGCTCGAAAAAGCCGCAAAGGAGCATTCTTTAGATTTATCAAAATGCGCCGTATTCGGGGACCGCTGGACAGATATAATGGCTGCAAAATCCGCAGGTTGCATAGCCGTGTTAGTTCTTACTGGTTCAGGAACTGCTGCTTATGAACAAAATCACCAAACATCGAACGTGCTGCCTGATTACGTAGCAGAAAATCTGCAGACAGGAGCAGACTGGCTTTTAAAAGCATGTGTGGAGATTTAA
- a CDS encoding Nif3-like dinuclear metal center hexameric protein, translating to MKTSEFEQLLPSLFGRWLTTFEDEGEYGFTNQIEKDNKRVAYATNLTPETIEKAIQANADLLLTHHDAWDFLYGMREECVKKLKKNEISHFFIHLPLDFVEFGTCTSLFEQIKIDEMTRYSSFENDKEYPGIGTFHKALSFSELKSRLESKLAEPVRAWQNHDRPIKKVAILTGAGNNSALIKFAKENDCDAFITGERTLYSVQYAKFAGVNLYVGSHTYTEIFGVESFGRKVKKTYPVIELIQIKEDHIESVEDHSFSCT from the coding sequence ATGAAAACGAGCGAATTTGAACAGCTTTTGCCGTCTTTATTCGGGAGATGGCTAACGACTTTTGAAGATGAAGGAGAGTATGGTTTTACAAACCAAATCGAAAAAGATAATAAAAGAGTAGCTTATGCGACAAACTTGACTCCTGAAACGATAGAGAAAGCAATACAAGCCAATGCGGATCTGCTTCTCACTCATCATGATGCATGGGATTTCCTTTATGGTATGAGAGAAGAGTGTGTTAAGAAGTTAAAGAAAAACGAAATCTCACATTTTTTTATTCATTTGCCACTTGATTTTGTGGAATTTGGTACATGCACGTCATTGTTTGAACAGATAAAAATTGATGAGATGACAAGATATTCTAGTTTTGAAAACGATAAAGAGTATCCAGGAATCGGAACCTTTCATAAAGCACTTTCGTTCTCAGAGCTAAAAAGCCGACTGGAATCTAAACTGGCTGAACCTGTCCGGGCTTGGCAAAACCATGACCGGCCAATTAAAAAGGTGGCTATCCTAACAGGGGCAGGGAATAACTCTGCATTAATTAAATTTGCAAAAGAAAATGACTGTGATGCATTTATTACAGGTGAAAGGACCTTGTATTCTGTGCAGTACGCTAAGTTTGCAGGAGTCAATTTATATGTTGGAAGCCATACGTATACTGAGATTTTTGGTGTAGAAAGTTTCGGAAGGAAAGTTAAGAAAACATACCCAGTTATTGAGCTTATTCAAATAAAAGAAGATCACATCGAGTCCGTCGAAGACCATAGTTTTTCTTGTACTTAA
- a CDS encoding YitT family protein, producing MTNETIINNQITEQMNKQHRKLTKGKLALRGFLITIGAVLMAVGLEIFLVPNNVIDGGIAGISIMASHLTGLSLGIFLFGLNLPFIFIGYKQIGKTFAISTLYGIIILSIATTLLHPVPPFTDDLLLATVFGGIFIGVGIGMVIRSGGSLDGTEILAILSNSKLPFSVGEIIMFFNIFILGAAGFVFTWDRAMYSLIAYFIAYKTIDLTITGLEESKSAWIISENHKEIGDAILHRLGRGVTYLKGEGAYTGDEKGVVFCVITRLEEAKLKDIVDEFDSSAFLAIADIAEVKGGRFKKRGIH from the coding sequence ATGACAAATGAAACAATCATTAATAATCAGATAACCGAGCAAATGAATAAGCAACACCGTAAGTTAACTAAGGGGAAGCTAGCGCTACGAGGATTTTTAATTACAATTGGTGCAGTTCTAATGGCGGTCGGACTGGAAATTTTCTTAGTACCAAACAACGTTATTGATGGCGGGATTGCCGGTATTTCAATCATGGCATCTCACCTAACTGGTTTAAGCCTGGGAATCTTCCTATTCGGCCTGAACTTGCCGTTTATTTTTATCGGTTATAAGCAAATCGGTAAAACTTTTGCTATTTCAACTTTATATGGAATTATAATTCTTTCTATCGCAACGACTCTTTTACATCCAGTACCGCCTTTTACAGATGACTTGCTGCTTGCTACCGTTTTTGGCGGGATTTTTATCGGCGTAGGGATCGGTATGGTTATCCGAAGCGGAGGTTCATTGGATGGTACAGAGATATTAGCAATTTTGTCAAACAGCAAACTGCCTTTCTCTGTTGGCGAAATTATTATGTTCTTTAACATCTTTATCCTTGGAGCAGCAGGTTTTGTCTTTACTTGGGACAGAGCGATGTACTCATTGATTGCTTATTTTATCGCATATAAAACCATCGATCTAACGATTACAGGTCTCGAGGAATCGAAATCTGCGTGGATTATCAGTGAGAACCATAAAGAAATCGGTGACGCGATCCTTCACAGACTCGGACGCGGTGTTACTTACTTAAAAGGTGAAGGAGCTTATACGGGAGACGAAAAAGGTGTTGTGTTCTGTGTGATCACTCGTTTAGAAGAAGCGAAACTGAAAGACATCGTGGATGAATTTGATTCTAGCGCGTTCCTTGCCATTGCAGACATTGCAGAAGTAAAGGGCGGAAGGTTTAAAAAGAGAGGAATCCATTAA
- a CDS encoding C40 family peptidase, translating to MRKLMKVLFSLAMLLGMFTNTASAEKGTAETNVIGQDLYVDVAAATLWSNPDAARDDIDGPSLSNPVDLREWTTSMSYEQKLWLVGELETQALYGQKVRVLEQQGEWVKVAVYGQPTPRNELGYPGWMPLEQLTTSDRFESADGKPFALITNPTAWLSKAPFGHKQDLELSYNTRLPVLKAFRHTIAVLTPEGKVRWLDAKDAKVYKNESDIPVPTGEQLVEEAKKFLGLPYLWAGAAGFGFDCSGFTHTVHKANGITIPRDSGPQSKEGLIVDKDQLKPGDLMFFAYDEGKGRVHHVAMYAGNGMMIHSPNTASTVRLDPISTPAYAVEFSGARRYVPEQ from the coding sequence ATGCGAAAACTAATGAAGGTTCTTTTTTCGCTTGCGATGTTACTAGGCATGTTCACAAACACCGCTTCTGCTGAAAAAGGAACAGCTGAAACAAATGTAATCGGGCAAGATCTTTATGTTGATGTTGCAGCTGCCACACTATGGTCAAATCCAGATGCAGCACGTGATGATATTGATGGCCCTTCCCTCTCGAATCCTGTTGATCTTAGAGAATGGACAACAAGTATGTCTTATGAACAAAAGCTTTGGCTTGTTGGAGAACTTGAGACGCAAGCTCTTTATGGACAAAAGGTCCGGGTTTTAGAACAGCAAGGCGAATGGGTTAAAGTTGCGGTTTATGGACAGCCCACTCCAAGAAATGAACTTGGATATCCTGGCTGGATGCCGTTAGAACAGCTTACAACCTCAGACCGATTTGAGAGTGCAGATGGTAAGCCGTTTGCTCTCATCACTAATCCGACGGCATGGCTTTCTAAAGCGCCGTTCGGCCATAAACAAGACTTAGAATTAAGCTACAACACAAGACTTCCTGTTTTAAAAGCATTCCGGCACACGATTGCTGTTTTAACTCCAGAAGGTAAAGTACGCTGGCTGGATGCGAAAGATGCAAAGGTTTATAAGAATGAAAGTGATATTCCTGTTCCGACAGGTGAACAGCTTGTAGAAGAAGCGAAAAAGTTCCTCGGTCTCCCATATCTTTGGGCTGGAGCGGCAGGCTTCGGGTTTGACTGCTCTGGTTTTACACATACGGTTCATAAGGCAAATGGAATTACAATCCCGAGAGATTCTGGACCGCAATCAAAAGAAGGACTGATCGTAGATAAAGATCAGCTTAAGCCAGGAGACCTCATGTTCTTTGCTTATGATGAAGGAAAAGGCCGCGTGCACCACGTTGCGATGTATGCTGGAAACGGAATGATGATCCACTCTCCGAACACAGCATCAACCGTTCGCTTAGATCCAATCTCAACTCCTGCATACGCAGTAGAGTTTTCTGGTGCAAGACGCTATGTACCGGAGCAATAA
- a CDS encoding histidine phosphatase family protein — translation MEILLIRHGESEADILQVHEGRADFELTDRGRKQVRAMAEKVKRDFPPEFIYASTLKRASETAQVLADTIGCPLRHEEELMEHNNGVQAGLSFEEAKSLKAPVHLHERFDEGESHIEFRMRIETIFSKILANSKHKRIAIVAHGGVINCLLRSFFDMPISKNFYFLNGDTGISFLEISERGKVVHFLNNTSHLETDEELKSF, via the coding sequence ATGGAAATCTTATTAATACGACATGGGGAATCAGAGGCTGATATTTTACAAGTTCACGAGGGAAGAGCGGACTTTGAACTAACTGATCGGGGACGGAAGCAAGTAAGAGCGATGGCTGAAAAGGTGAAACGTGATTTTCCGCCAGAATTTATTTATGCTAGCACACTGAAAAGAGCGAGTGAAACAGCTCAAGTTTTGGCTGATACGATTGGATGCCCGCTTCGGCACGAGGAAGAACTGATGGAACATAATAACGGAGTACAGGCAGGATTAAGTTTTGAGGAAGCGAAAAGTCTAAAAGCACCTGTACACTTGCATGAGAGGTTTGATGAAGGTGAATCACATATCGAGTTTCGAATGAGGATTGAGACCATCTTTTCTAAGATTTTAGCAAACTCTAAACATAAAAGAATCGCGATTGTAGCCCATGGCGGTGTTATCAACTGTCTTCTCCGGTCCTTTTTCGATATGCCGATCTCTAAGAATTTTTATTTCTTAAACGGAGATACAGGGATCAGCTTTTTAGAAATCAGTGAAAGAGGGAAAGTTGTTCACTTTTTGAATAATACAAGCCACCTTGAAACAGATGAAGAGCTTAAATCCTTCTAA
- a CDS encoding site-2 protease family protein, which translates to MAEKAEKQNQSRLWTILAGIGLFLLSKLKWVFGLLKLGKFATLISMFISMGAYAVFYGWKFAVAIVYLIFVHEMGHLVAAKQKGIKTSPAIFIPFMGAAIGMKEMPKNAKDEAYIAYAGPLFGLLSFMPAVFLYESTGQPFWGLVIFLGAIINLFNLFPVSPLDGGRIVGVLSTKIWFIGLLIVIPYLFISPDPIIFLVFLFGIMTWWKRVREDFEHKRTELTLEAFEVEQQKLSHIQQELNEYRDMPNFSHIIGTYIEDVRVAKNRVKDSVPTGFTFPILQDKKKIEKHKIIVELEMLNNRERFLKTLREEYEKDRNKREALAQAYHESDPEGITSLPVLPDFNTAAYFEAYEKSLLAEKAETKKVYDQQKNYYVSNMKTKIVVLALYLLLAGVLSAFVVYGNHLMEVNRFLIS; encoded by the coding sequence ATGGCTGAAAAAGCAGAAAAGCAAAATCAGTCCCGTTTATGGACGATTCTTGCGGGTATTGGTTTATTCTTATTAAGTAAATTAAAATGGGTGTTCGGATTATTAAAACTAGGTAAGTTCGCTACACTCATTTCCATGTTCATTTCAATGGGTGCTTATGCCGTCTTTTACGGATGGAAATTCGCAGTAGCGATCGTCTATTTAATATTTGTCCATGAGATGGGACATCTGGTCGCAGCAAAACAAAAAGGGATAAAGACCTCACCCGCTATATTCATACCCTTTATGGGTGCAGCGATCGGTATGAAGGAAATGCCTAAGAACGCAAAAGACGAAGCTTATATTGCCTATGCAGGGCCTTTATTCGGGCTTCTCTCGTTCATGCCCGCAGTTTTTTTATATGAATCTACCGGGCAGCCGTTCTGGGGTCTTGTTATCTTTTTAGGAGCTATAATCAACCTGTTCAACCTGTTCCCTGTTTCTCCGCTCGATGGCGGTCGGATCGTTGGTGTGTTATCTACAAAGATTTGGTTTATCGGGCTCCTCATCGTTATTCCGTACTTGTTCATATCACCAGATCCGATTATTTTCTTAGTCTTCCTTTTCGGAATTATGACTTGGTGGAAACGGGTTCGTGAAGATTTTGAACATAAAAGAACAGAGCTCACATTAGAAGCCTTTGAAGTTGAACAGCAAAAACTTTCACACATTCAGCAGGAATTAAACGAATACCGGGATATGCCGAACTTTTCTCATATCATCGGGACTTATATAGAAGATGTTCGTGTTGCTAAAAACCGCGTAAAGGACAGTGTTCCTACAGGATTTACTTTTCCAATCCTTCAGGATAAAAAGAAAATTGAGAAGCATAAGATCATTGTAGAGCTTGAGATGCTAAATAATCGTGAGCGTTTTCTGAAAACCCTGCGGGAAGAATATGAAAAAGACCGCAATAAAAGAGAAGCTCTGGCACAAGCCTATCACGAGTCAGACCCTGAAGGAATCACTTCTCTTCCTGTATTACCAGACTTCAACACTGCCGCTTATTTTGAAGCTTATGAAAAGAGTTTGTTAGCTGAAAAAGCAGAAACAAAGAAAGTATATGATCAGCAAAAAAATTATTATGTATCAAACATGAAAACGAAGATCGTAGTCCTTGCTTTGTACCTTCTTCTGGCAGGAGTATTATCCGCTTTTGTAGTTTACGGAAACCATTTGATGGAAGTAAATCGTTTTTTGATTAGTTAA
- a CDS encoding PH domain-containing protein has product MKFTSKKDVWLSLILFGSIGYGTFLTISAFISGEVDMGESIFPMLLNIVFIIFISWLWFTTYYVLDEKELVIRCGPINKRIPYREIISAHKTWNPLSSPALSLKRINIKYQFGMALISPKDRDKFLSMLKERCPHADIKFN; this is encoded by the coding sequence TTGAAATTCACATCAAAAAAAGATGTCTGGCTAAGCTTAATTCTGTTTGGCAGCATTGGCTATGGAACCTTCCTCACCATTTCTGCATTTATCTCTGGGGAAGTAGATATGGGAGAATCTATTTTTCCTATGCTCTTGAATATTGTGTTTATCATTTTTATCAGCTGGCTTTGGTTTACTACATATTATGTATTAGACGAAAAAGAATTAGTGATCCGCTGCGGACCAATCAATAAAAGAATTCCTTACCGTGAGATTATATCTGCACACAAAACGTGGAACCCGCTTTCAAGCCCCGCGTTATCACTTAAAAGGATCAATATCAAATACCAATTCGGCATGGCGCTTATTTCACCGAAAGATCGAGATAAGTTCTTAAGTATGTTAAAAGAGCGATGCCCTCATGCCGACATTAAATTTAATTAG
- a CDS encoding tyrosine-type recombinase/integrase has protein sequence MEYVEALRDIKQINAIKRFLKKQSDRDYVLFVFGINTGLKITEMLSIKVEDIMTEQSCIKSYYSWVPKEGESTKEVFLNETVQKILFLYIQSANLKSEDYLFLSKKTKMPITRQQAYRIISQAAAQVGIKGKIGTNSLRKTFGFHAYKRGVAISLLQKHFNHSNPSETLKYLGISKNEDIKTQIDVRL, from the coding sequence ATGGAATATGTAGAAGCATTGAGGGATATTAAACAAATTAATGCCATAAAGCGATTTTTAAAGAAACAATCAGATCGTGATTATGTTCTTTTTGTATTTGGAATCAATACAGGTTTAAAAATTACGGAAATGCTCTCCATTAAAGTCGAAGATATCATGACTGAACAATCATGTATAAAAAGTTATTATTCATGGGTTCCTAAGGAAGGCGAATCCACAAAAGAAGTATTCCTGAATGAAACCGTTCAGAAAATTTTGTTTCTATATATCCAGTCTGCCAACTTAAAGAGTGAGGATTATCTGTTTTTATCTAAAAAAACAAAGATGCCAATAACAAGACAGCAGGCATACCGCATTATCAGTCAAGCTGCCGCTCAAGTGGGAATCAAAGGCAAGATCGGCACTAATTCTTTGAGGAAAACGTTTGGCTTCCATGCCTATAAACGCGGAGTTGCAATATCCCTTCTGCAAAAACACTTCAATCATTCAAATCCGTCTGAAACACTAAAATATTTGGGGATATCCAAAAATGAAGACATTAAAACTCAAATTGATGTAAGGCTCTAA
- a CDS encoding DMT family transporter → MNILLFSIVVGLAAALVVLPISPIKKPSKKETKYNMTYAIIGTIICTVPIVFAFYYITNLDRNFSSIWMLATIITGLGAFFATGKERMIKLLLFTLSIFIGVYFLTAGLFNADEKYQIAKMQEKTEIDTFDEKETPASVPPKFARNKMRKSFGQVPNTSYYELGNLQIQKVKGEYVYIAPVEFSGFFKWWNGDVTPGYFTLSATDSSANPKFIKSDMLYTPSSYFNKNMERHMRSAYPEYIFYGEPQLEIDDNGKPYYVRSYGEFISARNGFEVKGSVVVDPKNGQTKDYKLKDAPTFIDGAVSPETVSLQNSYFGNYVHGFLNSKFGKKDVKLPSDEGTEANVSPIFDENGDMYYFTDFTSPKEGVDSMLGYSLTNARTGKATYYTGNLEESYMDSQGALQIIQKKFIEKKWDGEMPVLYNFYGEPSWLTPVLDSNGFLQNYFIVSAANPEISVYGNTPNNALKQYKTALQRGGGSVDGSSEAEEKQVTGTVLRVYKEKTGDYTIVSFLLDNRQSYVVSSESNPLSIYLKESDKVDVTYQDTGESFLPVTEIAIEGLN, encoded by the coding sequence ATGAATATCTTATTATTTTCAATTGTTGTGGGGCTGGCGGCAGCGCTTGTGGTCCTTCCGATCTCACCAATAAAAAAGCCGTCAAAAAAAGAAACGAAATACAATATGACGTACGCTATTATAGGAACGATTATTTGCACGGTACCGATTGTGTTTGCTTTCTATTATATTACGAATTTAGACCGCAACTTTTCTTCTATTTGGATGCTGGCGACCATTATTACTGGATTAGGAGCATTTTTTGCGACAGGAAAAGAGCGGATGATCAAATTGCTGCTTTTCACCCTGAGTATTTTTATCGGCGTGTACTTTTTAACGGCAGGTTTGTTCAATGCTGATGAAAAGTATCAGATAGCCAAAATGCAGGAAAAGACTGAGATTGATACGTTCGATGAAAAAGAAACGCCAGCGAGTGTTCCGCCAAAGTTTGCGCGCAACAAGATGAGAAAGTCATTTGGGCAAGTGCCAAACACGAGCTATTATGAACTTGGCAATCTCCAGATTCAAAAAGTAAAAGGAGAATATGTCTATATTGCACCTGTGGAGTTTTCCGGCTTCTTTAAATGGTGGAACGGCGATGTGACGCCGGGTTACTTTACGCTTAGTGCAACTGATTCTTCAGCGAACCCGAAGTTCATAAAATCCGATATGCTGTATACTCCATCATCTTATTTTAACAAAAACATGGAACGCCACATGCGGTCGGCATACCCTGAATACATCTTTTATGGCGAACCGCAGTTAGAGATTGACGATAACGGAAAACCTTATTATGTTCGCTCATATGGGGAGTTTATCTCTGCGCGAAATGGATTTGAAGTAAAAGGAAGTGTTGTCGTCGATCCGAAGAACGGGCAAACAAAAGACTACAAATTAAAAGATGCGCCAACCTTCATTGACGGTGCCGTTTCACCAGAGACGGTAAGTCTGCAAAATAGTTATTTTGGAAATTATGTTCATGGCTTCTTAAACAGCAAGTTCGGCAAAAAAGATGTTAAGCTTCCTTCTGATGAAGGTACAGAAGCTAACGTAAGTCCGATCTTTGATGAAAACGGAGATATGTACTATTTTACTGACTTCACGAGTCCGAAAGAGGGAGTGGATTCTATGCTGGGCTACTCGCTTACGAACGCGAGAACCGGCAAGGCTACCTACTATACTGGTAATCTAGAGGAATCGTATATGGATTCTCAAGGTGCCCTGCAGATCATCCAGAAGAAGTTCATCGAAAAGAAATGGGACGGTGAAATGCCTGTACTATATAACTTTTACGGAGAACCAAGCTGGTTAACGCCGGTGCTTGATTCCAATGGATTTTTACAGAATTACTTCATCGTATCTGCAGCAAACCCAGAAATCTCTGTATACGGAAACACGCCAAACAATGCGCTGAAACAATATAAAACAGCATTGCAGCGCGGCGGGGGAAGTGTGGATGGAAGTTCTGAGGCTGAAGAAAAACAAGTAACGGGCACTGTTCTTCGTGTTTACAAAGAAAAAACGGGTGACTATACGATCGTGTCTTTCTTGTTAGACAATCGTCAGAGCTATGTCGTTTCTTCAGAAAGCAACCCGCTATCTATCTATCTTAAAGAAAGCGATAAAGTGGACGTAACGTATCAAGATACAGGAGAATCCTTCTTGCCTGTAACTGAGATCGCGATTGAAGGACTTAATTAA
- a CDS encoding GNAT family N-acetyltransferase has product MNTYDNFPVIETERLKLRPVLQSDIAEIYSTFSDAEALQYYGMEPLKSEEDAFSLIEAFEKGFKSGSAIRWGIVLQGEGKLIGTCGFHNWSKSDKRTEVGYELNREYWHKGFMNEALRAIIHYGFNGMEFNRIAATIRPENSSSRALVEKLGFNQEALLKEYQKAEDKFYDMYVYSLLKRNANLY; this is encoded by the coding sequence TTGAACACATATGATAATTTCCCCGTTATTGAAACAGAAAGGCTGAAGCTCCGGCCAGTACTGCAGTCTGATATTGCTGAGATCTACTCTACTTTCTCAGATGCAGAGGCACTGCAATACTATGGAATGGAACCTTTGAAGTCAGAAGAGGATGCATTTTCACTCATTGAAGCTTTTGAAAAAGGTTTTAAATCAGGAAGTGCTATTCGCTGGGGAATCGTTCTCCAAGGTGAGGGAAAACTGATTGGTACTTGCGGCTTTCATAACTGGAGCAAATCAGATAAGCGCACAGAGGTCGGATATGAACTTAACCGAGAATATTGGCATAAAGGCTTTATGAATGAAGCATTAAGAGCGATAATTCATTATGGTTTTAACGGAATGGAATTTAACCGGATCGCAGCTACGATCAGACCAGAGAATTCCTCATCAAGAGCACTTGTTGAGAAGCTCGGGTTTAATCAAGAGGCACTATTAAAAGAATACCAAAAAGCTGAAGACAAATTTTACGATATGTATGTGTATTCCTTATTAAAACGAAATGCAAATTTATATTAA